gaaaagagcaaccaagaccgagaagattcgttagaattccgtaaccagaactttcccccttactcccctcttaaatctcgggacgagatttcttgtagtggaggagaattgtaacgcCCGAATAATTATGCTACACCAATCTcatgctaatggtgccacgtcaccattGTTACGGTTGCTAATCTTCGCTTGGCCCAAATCGCAACTCAAAATCAAAACTGAGTTTAAAGTCAGGATTCAAATTTATCAAACACGCAAACAAAAATGTTTAAGTTGTTGCAAATAATCATTTGGTAATATTAGTGGAGAAATCATCTTTTTACAAAATGGCTACATgctctaaaaataaataaaacagaaaagtttTTGAAAGAAAAGAAACCAAAAAGGGGGGAAAAGAAGCCCCCTAATGGGCCACGGCCAACCTGGCCACCAGTCAGGCCGGCCCACTCCCCGCACCCCTCCCTGGCCTATATGGCCTGGCTCCCCCGACCAAACCCTAACTGCTACCCCCACTCCCACCTCGTTCCCCCACGATCCCCACTCCCCCCACGATCCACATCTGGATCGCGCCCCTGGCGCCTCCCCCCGCCGCCAGGCGCCTCCATGCCCGACCTCCCTTCCCCTCGCTCTCCCTTAGCACCGCCGCCCTCCACGACGCAGCCGCACACCGCTCGCTcccgacgccgcgacgccgccGCCAGGCGCGtcccgccgccacctcgccccaaaaccgcccccccccccccgtcgcccCGGACCGCGCCGTCCCCGCCTCTCCCTCACGCTACTCCCCCCTCCCTGAGCTGGacgtcgccgcctcgccgtccccgtcgccggcgCGCGCCGTCGCCCCGTGACTACGGCCCTCCTCGAGCACGCGTTTGCACCACTACAGGGCTGGTGAGCCCCTCCGTCGATCCCCCTCCTCCTTCGCGTGGATCCGTCGCCGTTGACGTCGTACGTCGCCGTGGCCGAGCTCACTGGAGCTCGCGCTCACCGCATCCGCCCACGCCCATGGGCGCGCTCCCGCACGCTCGCAGCCTTGCCCCCCTCATCGCTCGTTGCCTTCCCCAGTTGCTGGCCCTTGCCGCGCCGCGCGCTTGCCCGCGCTGTGGTGCCCGTGGCCGGCCGGTGCGCCTCGCCGTGGGCGCGGCCCCGCGCCCAACACCACCCCCGCCTGCTGGCCGCGCCCTGATCCAGCACCCACACCTGCTATGGCCTGTGTGCCACTGCATGTGGGACCAGCCCCAAAATGTTTAAGAAAATTAAACgaatttaaaaaaattaaaaaagatAACAGAATAAAAAAAATAGTTAAATTAATTAACCAATTAATCATGTTAATTAACCTGTTAACTATTTAGTTAGTTTAAGCTAATCCTAGTAGTTAAATAGGCAGGCAATGACAATGGGGCCCCGCCTGTCATATTTGACTAGTCAACAGTCAACCCAATTGACTGCTGACTAGGACTGTTGACTATGGTCAACTGGTCCCGGTGGACCCACCTGTAAGCCACATGTACATAGTgctgggtacacttctgtgtacccatagcTTTATCTAATTAATTTCGAAATATTTAATAACTTTAGAAATTGTttaaaactttggaaaatcatagaaaaatatccatagctcggatgaaaaagttttctacatgaaagttgctcagaacgacgagacgaatccggataagcagccagttcgtccgccacacatccctagcatagcaaacacacaactttccccctccggttcatctgtccgaaaacgcgaaacaccggggatactttcccggatgttttcccccttcgccggtatcacctatccccgCGTTAGATTACCCCTGGCACCGCGTATTACCTTGTTATATTTtgtgtgatgctttgtttgctccgtatttactatttcttccccctcttcttctccggtagaccccgagaccgacgctgctggtgccccgatcgactacggtgttgacgacccctccttgccagaacaaccaggcaagcccccccccttgatcaccagatatcgcctattcttctctatactgcttgcattagagtagtgtagcatgttactgctttcggttaatcctattctgttgcatagcctctcCTTTTTCTagagttgttacccttacctgctatcctactgcttagtatgggatgctagtgttccatcagtggccctacactcttgtccgtctgccatgctatactactgggtcgtgatcacttcgggaggtgatcacgggtatatactatatactttatatacatgacacatgtggtgactaaagtcgggtcagctcgttgagtacccgcaagtgattctgatgagggggctgaaaggacaggtggctccatcccggtagaggtgggcctgggttcctgacggcccccgactattactttgtggcggagcggcagggcaggttgagaccgcctaggagagaggtgggcctgtccctggtcggcgtccgcggtcactttaaaataacacgcttaacgagttcttggtatttgatctgagtctggccatttggtcgatacgcactaaccaactacgcgggaatgggcacttgacgtcgtggtatcagccgaagccttcgtgatgtcagcgacggagcggcgcgcgccggattggactggaacgcctggtaggctaggtctgcttccggccgccctcgcaacgtgcaggtgtgcaatgggcgatgggcccagacccctgcgcgcataggatttagaccggcgtgctgacctctctgttgagcctaggtggggctgcgacgtgttgatcttccgaggccgggcatgacccaggaaagtgtgtccggccaaatgggatcgagcgtgttgggttatgtggtgcacccctgcagggatgtttatctattcgaatagtcgtgtccctcggttaaaggacgacccggagttgtaccttgaccttatgacaactagaaccggatacttaataaaacacacccttccaagtgccagatacaacccggtgatcactctctaacagggcgacgaggaggggatcgtcgggtaggattatgctatgcgatgctacttggtgaacttaccatctactctcttctacatgctgcaagatggaggtggccagaagcgtagtcttcgacaggattagttatccccctcttattctggcattctgcagttcagtccatcgatatggccctttacacatatacccatgcatatgtagtgtagctccttgcttgcgagtactttggatgagtactcacggttgctttctccctcttttccccccttccccttctacctggttgtcgcaaccagatgccggagcccaggagccagacgccaccgtcgacgatgactcctactacaccagaggtgcctactactacgtgcagcccgctgacgtcgaccaggagtagtttaggaggatcccaggcaggaggcctgcgcctctttcgatctctATCCCAGTTTGTGCTGGCCTTCcgaaggcaaacttgtttaacttatgtctgtactcagatattgttgcttccgctgactcgtctatgatcgagcacttgtattcgagccctcgaggcccctggcttgtattatgatgcttgtatgacttatttatgttgtagagttgtgttgtgatatcttcccgtgagtccctgatcttgatcgtacacatttgcgtgcatgattagtgtacgattgaatcgggggcgtcacattcaGATGTTCAGAGTCGGCTGGAAATGCAATAGCATAAATTTACTTTAACTACATCATTCCTGACTATCCGATCTGCATCTCACGCATGCTAGGTAAGCTGTGATATTTTTGCAAAAAGACCTTGCCACTCTGTTCCACATTTGTAGAAAATTTATAGAAAGCCTCCTAGTCTCTCCAGACCAGCCCCATCCGTCCCCTGCCTCATCCAAACAAATAAGAGGAATATTTGAAAcctaacatatttttagtgatagtTTGTGAACATGTATTAGTCTATTCTGGAGTCGTTGCAACACACGGGAGTTGTGCTAATATAGTTCTAAGAGATCACCAGCCAAGCCCATGCAGCAATAAAATGTAAAATAGCATAGATATCCCCATGGACACTATAAGAGATTAAATTATGCCACCTTTTCAGTCATCACATCACACTAGTAAGTCCCACCAGACAACAATTTCACATAATATTGAGCAACACTTTATCTCCACCATGTCCATCAACAATGCCAGGACCTACAAAGATAACAAGTCAGGAGCCAATAACAATTCCGAAGGAAAACCATCGACAAAAGAGAGAATCATAATGGGGAAACTAGGTGAACTGACAGATGCATATATATAATCTGAGAAAAAAAACATGAGACATGAACAAAATtgctccctccgtccggaaatacttgtcagcCCAATgaatgtatatagacgtattttagttcttaGATACATCTATTTTTATCCATTTATGCGACAAGTattttccggacggagggagtatctagtataagtctttttagacatttcaaatggactacaacatacagatgaatgtagacatatttttgagtgtaggttcactcattttactccgtatgtagtcacttgctgaaatctctaaaaggacttatatttgggaacggatggagtactatCTAGTGCAAATGGACTCCTCACATCAGGAAGATATTCAATAAAACATAAAATATAATTTTATATATTAAACTCGTTTCAGCTTAAACGATGGCATAACTAGATTTAATTAAGCTTCGAAAGTGCCAATGGAGTTGCAGATTCAGTTGGTTCAGTCTCAGCCTCCCTTTAGTTCTCTTTCATTTTTAACTGTATGAATCACAATGTCAAGAGAACCTCAGTCCAATACTGAATATTACCACAACACAATTCTACACAATTCATGCTAGAAAAAATATGTTTTCTAGAAATCATCTTCAGAAAACTCAAATCCTTTTCAGACCAAGCGGAAAAAAGTAAGACATGCCGAAACTAAATACCTGACACGAAACATAATAGGCTCGGTCTATTTTTTTCCAGTTGTACAACTGAACTAACTAATCGCAGCAGGGCTCCTTCCACACGTGAGAAAAACTATTGCATTGATCCCTAACTGTTATGTATCGAGTGCTAAAAAGATATATACTGCAGATAGGGACATGAGAGTACATATGATCCATATATGACCTACAGAAAAGAACAGTGGCCTTAAGTAATAGTATTTTCTTTAAAAAGAATACATCAAGCAACAAAATGAAAATTTGATGTGATTTGAACTTCAATGATCAGCGTAACACTCAAGGATATGTTTAGGCATTTCAGCTACTAAAAATTTAAATTTATTGTATAATACTGCGAAGTAAATTATATAAAGGCTTGCTATTACCTGCAGCATAGCAACATGCAAATGGATAATGGTGATAGAAGAACCTCATGTTGAAAACTTTCTTAAACTCCATTGACTGGAGATAGACCATGAAGACTCTAGAAGCTGCTCGTACAAGGATTGCATTACTTTCCTCGGCAACCCCTACTAAAGTGAGGGAGTCTCCGTTGCAAGTTGATCTAAGTTGCTCGAATCCAATAGCTCTGTCGAGCACCCATACAGAATCAGGCTCTCTCTTCCATAATTGGCCATGAAATTTTGAGAGATGGATGAAGCCAAGCCCACCATCTCCGGCAGGCAGAATCCTTAAGTTGTGATGGCCGGGTTGTACCTGTGGTGGCAGCTCTGTCACAGCCAGGCTCTGCCTATCTAGATCAAACTCAAGTATGACATGGCGATAACGACCGGTAAGTAACCAGCAAAAGGAATTCCCAATCAATGTACTGGGTTCTACCGTAGAGATAAATGATTGCAGCTGCAGTGAGTTGATGTTGCTCCATATGCCGGTGTCCGATGAGTAAAGGCATACGGAAACTCTCGTATGAGTCCTCCATCTGTCTAGGGCTAGCAGGGCCACCTGGAAATAGCTCGAACGACATCCTTGGCCGAGGGCAGGGCGAAGCACCGCCCCGTTGAAGTGCATCTGATCGCTTTCCAGCTCTGGTGGGAAGATGAGGCGGCGCTGCTCGCGGACGACGGGATCCCACACAACTAGGCGGCGCGGCGGCCTTGGGCTGACGAAAAGGACAAGTCCGTGGCGGCAGTCGACGATGCGGTCGTCCTTGTTGGGAGGCATGGAGAAGCGAGCGCCGGAGATGCGATCTGGTCGATCCAGCATTGGAAAAAACGGACAGGAGAGACGGTCGTCGATGAAGAAGCCAAGGAGAGGACGCTTGCCGTGGTGGTCGCGGAAGCGGCGTTGGAATTGGGGGTCGGTGACGAGGCTGCGCCAACGCTTGCAGACGAGAGAGGCCCGGGGGAGGGAGGAAGGCCGCGGGGGCAGGCGCAGGAGAATCTCCCGGAGCAGATCGTCAGCGTCTGGCAGAGAGGTAGGCTGCGGAGCCATCTCCCCTCCCGTGCTCATTCGAGGGCTTAGTAGTGCAGGTCGGTGATTTGGTCGGTAGGGAAGACGCCGCCGGCGGGTCGTGCTCGTGGTAGCGACTAGAGAGGGGGATTTGGGGGTTTGGGCAACTAGTCATCCGGTCgatttataaccaaagaaaaaaCGTGCTCCCGGTCAATATCTTAAATCATCATATGTGTTCGTATTTATTTTTTAACAATAACAAAACTTTATTAATTGCAAATAACGGTTATATCGTCTATAAGGAGAGATACAATCTCATCCAAGGGCTCCTCAAACCAGCCCCTTGTCGCTGAAAATTTCGCTAACCTAGCAAGTTCATAAGCGACCTTATTCACTTCCCTATTGCAATTCCGAAACTATTAAGAAAAAATCACAAATAAAAAAGTAGCAGTCGACGAAAActgccgccgccgctcccgcaGGCCGTCCTCTATTCTTCATTGTATCAATGACTTCCATATTATCTGATTAATAACACGGCGATTGCAACCCGCTCTTTGTGCAAGAGATAAGCCAAATCTTAGAGCCAACGCTTCAGCTGTCAGAACGTCAGCACACCAATCAATCTTCCAGTTTCCACCAGCGATGAGTTTTCCTTTGTCATCTCTGAGTACATCGTCCGCTATTACCCTAAGCAGATCATGATCAAAAGAAGCGTCTACATTTAACTTGATAAAACCCACAGGAGGTTTGCTCCATCCCATTTTTTACTTATAGCATTAGAGGACTGAGCATTGACAAAATTTGATGTTATAGCACGAGCCCCCATAGATGTCTAAATTGCATCTTGGGACTTTCCCTCATGAACCAGCTTACGTCTATCCCaccacaagtaccaagtggttaTGGCAACCAATTCACGAACATTCTGGATACCCAAACTAGGGAAATCTTGATCTGGCATAATGAGTAAGAATTCGAGGACTGCCTCACCCGCATTATGAACGGGAGAAGCTTTGTTAATCACCTCATGCAAACCTAACTTGTTCCAAACCTCCTTTGCTTTCTGACAAAGAAACAATACTTTTGCTCTTTTTCTTCTGGCCCCATTCGAACATGATGGGCAAGTGGACAAAACTTTCTCTATTAGCAAATGCAACACAACACCTGAGTGTTCCATCTAACGTTCGCCAAATAATTCTTTTTTACCTTCGCCGAACAAGATAATTTCCAAATCTTACCCCAAATACGATTGACATTGATTCACCCCACACCATTACTAGTGATTTTCGAATATGTTGAATACAAATATTAGCGATATTTTAATATGTTTTAAGGGAATGCCATCATGGCTTACTTTATTGATCAAAATAAAACACTTACATCGTTCACAAGAAACACATTAATAAAAGACAGAGGATCATCTACTCAACTGCAAGATAAATGGTTCTCATAGATTTTTTTTGAGGGGTAAAAGCCAAGCTTATTCATCAAAGTCCACAGATTGTGAGATACGTCTTAGGTcatggtgaaggaaatatgccctagaggcaataataaagttgttatttatatattttgttacatcatgataaatgtttattattcatgctagaattgtattaaccggaaacttagtacatgatacctctccgtcgtatctataatttttgattgttccatgccaa
The Aegilops tauschii subsp. strangulata cultivar AL8/78 chromosome 3, Aet v6.0, whole genome shotgun sequence genome window above contains:
- the LOC109778423 gene encoding uncharacterized protein produces the protein MAPQPTSLPDADDLLREILLRLPPRPSSLPRASLVCKRWRSLVTDPQFQRRFRDHHGKRPLLGFFIDDRLSCPFFPMLDRPDRISGARFSMPPNKDDRIVDCRHGLVLFVSPRPPRRLVVWDPVVREQRRLIFPPELESDQMHFNGAVLRPALGQGCRSSYFQVALLALDRWRTHTRVSVCLYSSDTGIWSNINSLQLQSFISTVEPSTLIGNSFCWLLTGRYRHVILEFDLDRQSLAVTELPPQVQPGHHNLRILPAGDGGLGFIHLSKFHGQLWKREPDSVWVLDRAIGFEQLRSTCNGDSLTLVGVAEESNAILVRAASRVFMVYLQSMEFKKVFNMRFFYHHYPFACCYAAVKNERELKGG